The proteins below come from a single Hyperolius riggenbachi isolate aHypRig1 chromosome 8, aHypRig1.pri, whole genome shotgun sequence genomic window:
- the LOC137527459 gene encoding lysophosphatidic acid receptor 6-like, translating to MLNSSGNFTGCQPQPVNPFIPIFLSFIFFIGFVLNCISLWIFWFKVKQWNAMVVLQFNLAITDAMVTPAAPLIIIYSLTDRWSFGVFLCQFEIFILSIHVYGSMYFLAVISIFRYFSVAQNAKRKVLTTKPFIKNLCLIMWGFLICQAIPSFFVVETSEVHGVTRCLSIQQTDQTRLFYILTWVVLFVGLLIPFFITLASYSLLIRYLLRVKPMNSLSKVMLSKSVMTIFVTLMIFIICYIPNNITRVAVITIASFYRDNCSLLENVENVFNITAAIMATNCLMDPILYCFASDKFRTAFISWCTLCCPSPQRQHQENSEDCGFGGQAETPKDMQQHPAPILTMDSSP from the coding sequence ATGTTGAACTCATCTGGGAACTTTACCGGCTGCCAACCACAACCCGTCAACCCCTTCATCCCTATCTTCTTAAGCTTCATCTTCTTCATTGGCTTTGTGCTGAACTGTATCAGTTTATGGATCTTTTGGTTCAAAGTTAAGCAATGGAATGCAATGGTGGTTCTCCAGTTCAACTTGGCCATCACTGATGCCATGGTCACTCCAGCAGCTCCTCTGATCATTATATATAGCCTGACGGACCGATGGAGTTTTGGAGTGTTCTTATGTCAGTTCGAAATCTTCATACTGAGCATCCATGTTTATGGGAGCATGTATTTCCTCGCCGTAATCAGCATCTTCCGATATTTCTCCGTTGCCCAAAATGCCAAAAGAAAGGTCTTGACCACAAAACCATTCATCAAGAACCTTTGCCTTATTATGTGGGGTTTTCTGATATGCCAAGCGATTCCTTCCTTTTTTGTTGTGGAAACTTCTGAAGTCCATGGAGTTACCAGATGCCTCAGCATCCAGCAAACTGACCAAACacgtttattttatattttgacCTGGGTCGTCCTTTTCGTTGGGCTCCTAATTCCTTTCTTCATAACATTGGCCAGCTACAGTCTACTAATTAGGTACCTCCTCAGGGTCAAACCAATGAACTCCCTCAGCAAAGTTATGTTATCCAAGTCGGTGATGACTATATTTGTCACTTTGATGATCTTTATAATCTGTTACATTCCCAACAACATCACCAGGGTTGCGGTGATCACCATTGCATCGTTCTACCGAGACAATTGTTCATTGTTGGAAAATGTTGAGAATGTCTTTAATATCACTGCAGCAATCATGGCAACAAATTGCTTAATGGATCCCATATTGTACTGTTTTGCTTCTGATAAATTTAGAACTGCATTCATAAGTTGGTGTACTTTGTGTTGTCCTTCTCCACAAAGACAGCATCAGGAGAACTCAGAAGACTGCGGCTTTGGTGGCCAGGCTGAGACACCTAAAGATATGCAGCAGCACCCTGCTCCAATTCTAACTATGGACAGCTCGCCTTAG